gacaaataaatacataagtaCAGCCAGTCATATATAATGATACACCTAAAGTTCAGTTACTGTTGACAAGCTTTTCTAGTTAATTACacttttcatttacaaattGCCATTGCCATCTACattataaagataaaaaaaaaatcccaataaagaataaaaattgatACTTAACGTTATTATtaggaaagatggaaaatgaaCCTTGAGACTTCTGTTTAAATACTCTCAcagtttcagcaaaaaaaatgcttttgtggaAAACTCCTCCTAAAGAGAGGCCTTTCCCCCCTAGCGTCTTTGCTGAATGTGCTTTGTTCATGTACgttttgaaatcaaaatgtGATTATAGTCACACTTTTGAAGTGATAAGAAGCCAGCATGTCTTAACCAAGTTGTCATTTGTCCCATGCCCAGTGAAACAAAATGACCTTTAagtaacataaatatttattttgattaaagGAAGCCTAATGCAAACACTTGTTTGTTAACAGTACCGCATGTGGCACAAATACTACTGAGTAGAAGGGACAGTAAGCTGTCCCTATGAGTAGATGTATTGCTCCCTTTCTAGCTCCAGGTTGCAATATTGCAATTTctgagcaaagagaaaataataaatctgtTATGTAAGTCTAACAAGCTAGTGAAGTCTAGTATCAGAAAATTAATAGAAGTAGAAAATTAGGCTTTTGTCGTGTTCTTTTAAATTCACTtgacaataaaagaaaaaaaaatcttgtacaTTCAAAAGTTAGGGCACACATGCTTAAGGCTCTTGAAACACTGGACAAATATAATGCCTAACAGCTCCATGCATAACAGAATACTACATAGCAAGCAGACTCTACACATATATACAGCTGAATACGGAAGAAAATGCCTTAGAAATATGTACATCAGTTTCAAGAtgaacatttacatttctgttgaaGATCTATCTATTTATAAATGacaggaaatatattttttcagataatGTTTTCAAGGTGTACCTTCCAATAATTAATGCAGTCTACTTGTACTAGGAGAAATTCAAGGTTACCATGCTACTTGAGCCCTGAGGTATCTGGATCGGGAGCCCTGCTGTCCTCTTGGTTACTAACCAAAGGCCACAGAAGCATCAGCAGGAGAAGTAAGGCCACCAAATCCATTTGGTTGTGGATTCAGAAACCCCAAATTACTGCACAGCGCAGAGGGATAGCAGAAGTGATTGCAGGCTGTGGGTTGAAATTATTACAAAGTGTGTTCCTGGTAGGATGACATCTATGCTGTCTGATTTACCTGAGGGCTGGGGATGAATTCCACCCTCGTTTCCCTTCCTAAACAAGCATATTCTGGGGCTTGGGTAAGGAAAACTGAACTTCACCCaatcagtgtgtgtgtgttatctATTCATCTATGCAATTAGTTGGACCTTGTTTAGCTAGAGTTCTGAGTTTGACAGGAAGCAAGAGCAACTTTAACAAGGACTAGGTCAACTAGGGAAGGATAAATCCTAATTATGCTGCAAGCGActcagtatttttatataaaattactGGTTTTCATTTATGAAGGGTGCACAAGCTCCTGTTGATCAGCAGTAACTCCTGGGCTGTCTGTTGTGTAGCTTCACCTTTGGATCTGAAGTAGATTTATTTGAGACAACTACTGGTTGTGGCTTGAAGGCCAGGTACAGTTTACCTTACTTACAAGTAGTTCCTTTCAAAACGGTAGTGCTGCATCTGTGAATGAGACTAACAATTTCTCACGAAACTGCAAACCTTTTGGGGTAGCATCTTCATTCCTCTGTTACTGTTGTAAAGTGTTATGTACACCTATGGCAAAATCAGGTCagagttttcctttaaatttttattcagttAACTTCTGGCAACTTTATAGACATCCTGAATAACGTACAGACTTAGCAGTTTTTCATATGTTACACATAACGCCAGCTGAAACGAATGAGACTTTTGTGTGTGCTGTGGACAGTGTGAGTAATCTGCAGCTAATAATATATTTGGTGAGTTTTGTATCTTTGTAACTTGTCTGTGAATTCTTCATTCCAAGTTATTTGCTGAGCAGTGTCATATTTTAGCTCTTTGCTAGAAGGTGGTGCTGAATAGAGATGGCTTGAATTTATCGAAGAATTTtccaggaaataattttcatgacATTTCATTAACATTCATATTCAAAACACATAAGCACATTCTGAAACTTGAATAAAATCTTGTCTATTTGATTTCTGTTACATGCTCTGGGGATCTCTTGAGCGGGACCTCAGTGAGTATTGGCTCTGTGATGAGTAACCTGGGAGCTGCAGACTTGTAACAAAGGctagaatttgtttttctttaataggtGATTCTTAAAAGCCCTCTGTTTTACTGTGAAAGTTGTACTTGTTGTGTACTCTGTTGCCCAATCAACAGAAAATTGATTGCATTCTCTTATTGGACAAAATTCTACTTTTCTACACCATTAAAAATCTGGTAGAATCTCATTCATAcattttctgtaggaaaaagtAGAGCTTACccttaaaaagctgcttttgtgttacttttttttaggTAAATAGTGCACTGACTGATGTTGAAGAAATATGCTGCTTATTGACACTTCTATCATtcaatataattatatattgcTATGCAAGATGCTTAATGGAGAGATCCACTGATACTTATGAGAAACATTGCActtgctttgaaattaaaagatacTCATACttttcttatgtatttttaagacagttttTCATATATATCCTGTCTTATTTCACCTACAGGttctacttcattttaaaattgtattagATCTTTTAGGGGCTACTTCAGgcagtggaaagaaacagagtaTCTTCTGAAAGAATTTAAAGGAATACCATTTGGTGGATAAAAATATACTTCAGTGTGTGGCTTTGTTTCTAAGGCCTTTGAGACTTTGATGTTCTTACCTGTCTAAATTCTGCTATTATACCATCAGTAAGCTGTTTGGGAATTGCACACATTGTACTATGAAATATACATTTCAAGATAGGTGTATAGCTCAGTGCAAATGTGTACCGCTCAATTTATTAACAAAGCTCTAAATAGAGATGGTTGTAGGGTGtcaaaaaaggaataaaagtatGTTTgtaattcttcatttcttagGGCCTGAGTCTTATCTCAGAGACTGGGGCATGAACTGTTAAGCAGCTCATAATAGTTTATTACTGTCCTTTTTCATACAGATGCAGGAGCTGATATGTGTGATAGAGGATAATATACAAAATCTGAGATTTGACTCTAGATCCTTTCGGTTGGTGTAACGTCCTTATGAAAAGAGACTGAAGCCTGTAAACCAGTAGtcaaaatgagaatgaaaaatcaGTCATTAAAAATCCTCTCACAGTTAATATCCCACAGTTTAACCTGTAAGTCAGCAGAtcattttgtcaaaaaataaCCAGACtaaaccaaaatttaaaaaaaaggtatttacaTCTGTAAAAATCTTAACATCTAAGATGTTTCTTGCTGGACATGTCATTCCAAATTCTGTGCATTTCTTCTGGTGTTATCTGGTGCACTGTGATCACCCTGCGGTACCTGCACAAGCTGTAGGCCATTTTCCAGTGATTGAAGCCACTGTTTTGGAAGGGGTGAATGCCCAGCTTCCGAAGACAGAGTCCAACGTACACGTCTTCAAGATGAAGAAGTCTGGTATGAAGGGAGGTTTTGTAAATCAGTTCTGCTACGTCAGCTGAAAAAATGTAGCCAGTGCCTGAACAGAAGGGTGGGTAATTGCTGTCGGGATACAAATCTCTCGGCATGTACCACTTACTGCGAACATCTCTTATTGGTCCTCCATTTATAACGTAACCAGTGAAGTACCTTCTCCTTGGTTTGGTGTTAGGTTTGAGCAGCTTATAAATAAGATTATccatatttacaaaaatatcacTGTCTGTCTTCATAACGTACTTTGCTTTTGAACAAAACGTTGCTACCCACCTCATCCCCATCAACGTTTTCAGAGTGAGGTTATGATAAGAGTCGATAAAATCCTCCACAATAATGTCGTGAAAAATTTGGCTTTCTTGCTCTACCATTTGATTTAACACAGGATCTGCATTTTTTCCGAGAAGAAATAGTGTGGCgattttaattcctttaaagTTGTTTTCGTCTCCCCACGTTTCTCGAATGGCTTGCCTTGCATCAAACTCTTTGTGAGTTGTGCTGATAAGAATGACCAAGAAAGGGATGCTTTTCTCACATTTGTTGGGTTCATTGATGAGAAAGTCAAAGGAATGTGGATTTATAGGTCGAGTTCTTATGTTGCCAAAGGAAACGTTTTTTCTGGCTACGGATATGCTACTGAGTTGTCTGTGGCCAGTGTAGGAGGAAGTAGGACGAGTTATACTTAAGTACCAAAGAGCGCTTGCCCAACAAACTACTGTCAAAACGTATAAGCATGAGACCTTTGAAGCCATTGTTCCTCTAGCTCTTCTATTTCATGTGATGAATAAATAGCCTTCGTACCATGAGCGCACCTATGTCCCAGAGAGGCAGCATATTATTAATGAAACTTGAAAGTTCGATATAGAAAAGTAACTCTGTAATCATTCATGGATCTCAAATAGGAGCTATTAACCCTGATGAtactcagcttttcttcttttactagCAGCAGCTTCCATTTCTTggaattttctgttatttctgaaaaatatgaagaaaatttttcCGTTGTTAGATCATAAAAGCCTAGGGCAAGAAAAATGAGCTTAAATATGACTGGCCATTAATAAGCTAAGTGTCTTAATGCATTTCTTggatatccttttttttcttatgaggTACCACAATGCAAGATAGTGTACTAGAATATAGCAGTATAACTGAAGTAACGCTTTTATGATTGATAATTTCTCATGGAtgataatatataaaaaaagtttaGCATGCATAGCATTTTGGCTATTTAGGTAATTTTAAAGgtatatgaaaataattttctgttttctagcaTTTTCTTGCTTCCTAGCATTTTTTCTGGACAATCTTTCAAAATATGccatggaacattttaaaattatttaaagaatgaaaaataatgtactttATCTTAGGATTAATAGCATCAGTGGCAACTATGCACATGAATACCTACAAATCTCATTTAGTCTAAATGTTGTTAATGTCTGTCCTGCTAAAAAGAGCATGCTTTGGTGGAAATCAGACAGAATGGGACTGATTGGCAAAGgtacaggagagagagagagagatacataTGCTGTCTTACCCATGTAAAGATCAGTGCCCAAGTGGACTCCATAAAAGTCTAGAAATAAATTAACACAGTTCAGTTATTCTTGTTggcttccttctcctctccccccagaCCAGTCTTTACTTTTCATGAGCAAACATAATTTGTATACCACGTAAGATAAATCACGATGGCAGCCTATTAATGGTGTCACTTCGCTGGCCAGCATGCAGAGCACTTGCCTACCCAACCAGGGTTCCTGCACCGGCAGCTCTTCCCCGCTGCTGTGCCAGTCCTGCCTCCGGCACCAGCGAGCTTTGAGGTTTCCCTGGATCCAGGGAATGTGCCAGCCCTGAAGCTTCCTTTGCTCTTAGCGTGTTTCCTGGGAACCAGTTCTGTTTATCATCATTTCGTGGAAATGAGACAAGCTGCATTAAGCCTGCTGGATCAGTGCTGACTCCTCCAAGGCACACCAGTAGCTGGAGAGTGCCTGTAGGCTCCATGTTACTGGGTTTTACTGTTGCATTGCTTCAGAGCTAAAGGATAGTAGAAGCATGCAACAGATGAGCTTTACACAAGagtctttgaaatatttaatatttactttggATAGAACAAATCATATACGGATTCAGATAAAAAGATAGAAGCCCTGTCTTACAAATGTCCTTTCTGTTTCCACGCTGCTTTGACACGTTGCTTGGATTTCATCAAAACGCTTTTTAAGGAGCCCGTGCCTCCCCCATGTTGGATATGTATggtctctttttcctttctgcaaaagcagatgAGAGTGTGGCTGGAGGTGGCAGGGTCTCCTGCCAGGTGATCTGTTGCTTGGGGTTTGTGCAGACAgacacccccccagcccctctaGGCAGGCTATCAGAGTTAAAGGACTGTTACCTGTGTCACTATTTCACACTGAGGTgtaaaaacagcagagaaacaatCTGAACGTTTGCTAAATATGTACAGACTGTAATCTCCTTATAGATTCTTATAGCTAGCGCTGTCCTGCTAGTCTTCATTACATGCACGTTTAGTTATTTAATGACCAGAACCTGTGTacccctctccccttccatgAAATAGGATAATGTGAATTTGTGGCCTCAGAGCTTCATCAGTTTCAATGGGTTTTGCCCTATAACTGGGGCAATTTAATGAGGTAGAGGTTGACTGTGATCTCCTTCGCTACTTGTCACAGGACTTGGGGTTTGTGATCTTATCCCACCAAGCAGTAGCAGTAAATGTTTGGGAGCAGTATATTTACGTGAGGCCTTTAATTGCCCCATAGGGCTGCAGAACACAATGATCTTTGTGCACACATGTACATCcttgtaaataaatacagttgtgataaatatatacacaaatgCTACTGTAATGTCTGGAGAGGGGATCTGTCCTGCTGTAACAACCCACTGGAGTCACTGGGACACAGTTCTGAGAAAGGCAAAACACATCTCTGATCTGGTaggttggttttctttctggctttgttGTGAATCTCTGATAACCACCCCCACTGGAAACCCCAGCGGGGAAAAACACCAAGCGTGAAATGCCGTAACGTAATGAAAACATATGAGTGCAAGGTCTAGAAGACTGtgttaataaagaaatacagcagtcaTGGATTGGAGATGTAGAGTAAGAGCTATGTAGATCGGTGTATTTAACGGACTCCAGCATTAAGGTCTCACAAATACTTCTAATATTCTGCGTATGATGAATTATTTTAGGAAACTATATATTGCATTCTCTAAATGTGTATATTCTTCtacatcttttctttaataaaggCAGGTGTATTAGTTACCATGAATACTGTGCAGATAtctgagggaaaggaaaattgtAACCAGTGCTTCTTACAAACCacaaaattacataaaatagcttttcagtCCAGCAATGTCATGGCTGTGATGTCCAATCTTATGTGCTCTGAAAGGATTAGAAGCAACAAAAGCCTTACACCATTTTGAAGAAAGATTCCAAGCTATTGTAGGGAATTTTTTGCTCAGTTATGAAATCTACAGATAACTGTCCAGGATGAATATTTCTCGTATTGGCCCTTGGATTGCTGTCTCTTGAAacaaatttatctttttctgttgtgtgtttcatttgggtttttttgtttgtttgttttgccttttttaaagaaaaataagagtttaGATGGTGTTCTTCGGTTTGGAGTGTTTTACACCATCCCTGTGGTAATTTTTGAGCAAAGTGCAGGTGAAGTGGTTAAGAGTGAactgtctgtatttttcctgacaaatgaaattttagatttaattattttttaggaagactgaagggaaaaacaaagagagagcTCCCTGCTTTCCTGTGATGGGTCTGTGCTATTCCTACTCTGCTGTGAGGTGAAGATGTGAAGATTAAAGTTCACGTTCCTGCTTTACCCAAGCTTTTTGCTATATATGGGGAacagttttggaagaaaatagcaCGAACAAAATTGGCAAATAGtgcaacaacaaaacaaaatttgctgAGGCGTCTTGGCCTGCTATTTTAGCTGAGTTTATTGTCGCCTTCAGGACTGATCTCTCTCACTCTTTGTAGGATCGCAGAGGGGGTTAGATAAGTAGCTGTGTCGTGTATTTTTTCGGCCATAGGGCAAATGCTCCTACAAATTATTTCTGGTAACACTGTTCCTGCACAGTAATTCCAACAACGTTTAGcttgctgtcatggtttaaccccagacaggaactaagcaccacacagctgcttccccctcccagtgggatggggaggagaggaaaaaaaaaaaaccaaaaacttgtgggttgagataagaacagtttaataactaaagtaaaataaaacataatactaacaataataataacaaaatataataataataataatggaaaggaatataacaaagaaaagagagaaataaaacccaagagaagacaagtgatgcacaaggcaattgctcaccacctgctgactgatgcccaagcagcaatccacccctcccagccaactccctccagtttatatactgagcatgacgttccatggtatggaatatccctttggctagttcaggtcagctgccctggccatgctccctcccagcttcttgcacacctgcttgctggcagagcatgagaaactgaaaaatccttaacttaagataagtgctacttagcaacaactaaaacatcagtgtgttatcaacagtattctcacactaaatccaaaacacagcactgtaccagctactaagaagaaaattaactctatcctagctgaaaccaggacaatatccaccccttattccatcCCCTTGCACAAGCAAGAAAATACATAGCTTGATTAGGCAGGGAAACATGAACTAAGCAGTGAAATACGTATTTTGTGATGATTTAGCAGTCAAGAATTTCAGAGGTTGCCAAATTCTGTTATTAAAGACAATGCTAATTTGTCAAGGACCTAAACAAGAGCCTAACTCAGGCTTTCCTAGACTTACTGCTGTGTTGAAGGTATCTTGCAAAATTATTCACAGTATCAAAGTCTGTGACAGCAAACCTTTTCCTTGTCATGTGTTGTGACCTGAAACTAAACTCTGCAGCCATGCAATATGTGGGACTTGTATATCAAGGATGTGAATTACAAGGAATGAAATCAGAGTGTAAAATTAATGTGCTCAAATTATAGTGCTTTAAAACTCTTGTGTTAATTACTCATTTGGAAAAGAGGAGTTTATTTCTAGGAGTATGTGAACTAAGGTCACTACTTTCATCTAAATAACAACTGAAAGCACTTCAATGCCTGCATGTTATTGTGGTTCCTTTAGCAGTTTGCCTGGAAGttcttcagaacatttttaacCTAGTCAATAGTACATATATCAAAAGCTGccttaaatattaaaatgtgtaGCAAATTCATTAATATATTGTGTTTCTAGTCCTGATTCTGGATTCAGTATATTGTCACTATaaggatgacttttttttttttagttttgccaCGATGTTCTTGAATTTGGTGTTGAAATTTGAAGACCCTCTAACAGCAGGATATGGGTTGTCACAGGGAGAGCAGAAAGCTTATATCAGCTTTGGATTTATCTGTTGGGATAGAGTATGTCACGTTTGGGGACATTGACATAGGCAAAGGGAAGTGCTGTCatctttcctttgttctgtggggtgaaagaaagctttttagCAGGGCAGCAGCAACGTTGAGCTCTTggctctttgtttttaaaaatgttttaattcaaTCTGTCCCTTTTCCCAACTTGGCTGTCATAGTATAAGTAATCAAAGGCTCAAGCTTTGCTAGGGTAGATGAttgtaaaaagcaaatgtttagCATTGTGTCTCCATATTGTGACTCGAAGTTGTGCACTTAATTGTGCTTGTGCTGTGCCAGCCAGAGAAGACACCCAGTCGGAGCACAGAAAGCAGTACTGTGTAACTTCTGTAAGTAATTGACCTGATGGAGACTGTGAGTATTCGCAGCAAACCTTTCACAAGCTGACTGCACATCAAGAATAATCCTCCAGATAATGAGCACACTCGAGAATCTTGCTAACTGTTCATGGGCAATTTTCAAGCAGACATCAAGTGAGTTCAGCAAACGTTACTCGCCAACTGCAAcattttgctaatattttggaacactgctgtctctgctgagaGGTTGTTGATCTTTTGCTTTCAAGAAAGCCCCTCCTATGTAAGTGCGCTTGCATTAATGTAACTATATCATGGTGGACACACATGATAGAAACCACAGCTCTTGAAGCCTGACGTGTTGCCATAATTGTAATCCATACCATGTCGCTATCTACTGCTGAGGCATAACGTAGGTGCTGAGTGGAGGCAGTCAGGATGCTGAGCCCCAGGGATGACCCCGGGTGAGAAGCTGagggaggctgcagctgctTATCCTGATACCCAGGAGCCTGTTAGGCAGAGCACGACTGAGTCAAATTAACACTGTGCATCTCTGCCAAAATGTACCTATtcctttccctgaaaaaaagagggaatgCAGCTGCTAAATTATTTAGTAAATGTAGTAAGCTCTTCTCATTTTCCctgaagagagatttttgtAAGAGTTTTCTATGATTGTGTCTTTCATCTGTATATAGACCAAGACACTGAAATGTCTTCACCATTTATGAAGTTCTTAAATTACCTAAGGAAAAGTCTGTGATCATTACCGAATCTTGTTGAGAAGATAATTATCCTGAACATTAAGAACACATCTACAAAGAAATCTGGGGATGCCGTTAAGTTCTTGGCTGTATGTTTTCATAGTAATTTCTTGAGGAAATTCTGGACAGATGGCATAGGTGATTTAACAGGAGATTGCAGGCTCCTCTCTGGCAACTTCATTTGAAGGTTTCTTAAATATTCCAAATGCTTTTGCTATGCCTGGGTGTAATGGACCTGAAATCAAATCAGTGCTGCAAAGGAAGACCTTCCTCTAAGAATATATGTGGAAAGGGACTGTAGTAGATGTAGGAGCCACAGTCTTGGGCTGAGGGGAGGAAAGTACAAGCATTCATTTCAGGCCCatgttttttagaaaaatcagttcTACTTTGGGGGGTCCCAGATGTCATATGTTAAAAGAGGCTggcttcccttctcttccttcaaaGGCAACGAGGACAAATATGTTCCGAAAATCAGGCTATGTTTTAAGATATGCCGTTTGTACATAGAGAGTCATTCCTTGTTCACAGAAATATTGATGATGGGCTTTACCCTAGGCAGTAACTGAATGCGAAAGCAAGTATTTGCACAAGTGATTCTTTCATACTAACAGTTCTCTTTTCATGAATGCTGATTTGCAGATGGCTTATGCTGTATTTCATCACTGAATTGAAGAATTGATCTCTGGAAATAAATTTGggatttataaattatttttcaatatttactAACTGCTCTTAATGTGAACAGAAGGTAGGAATGACTATGCATTAGGGAATTTTATGAAAAGCTTCTAAGTCTTATATAGGGAAAATGCAAGTTTTAGAATTTCCAGTAAAAGTGCCTATGCTACCGAAACTTCCCTAACCTCTAAAGAGCTACTGCGGAGTCTTTTAAGAGTTAAAAGTTAACTCTACATGAAATCAAATCTGTGTATGAGtgacttttctgtattttccacttcatattttttcaatGAATGTTCCtctataaaaacagaattttctgttctttttcaagaaatgcCAAGACAGCctacataaaataattaaactgtattttcattgcttttttctcaTGCTTAAGAATGAATTATGCACCTATTTTTCCtcaatgaaataatttgcaagTTAAAAAGTAAAGTTTCCATCATGACTAAGCTGTGAAGTGCAATTTTCAATTGCAGAAGATCAAACagttgaaagaaatatttaggaCTATTTTGATCAGCACAAACATCAGGTTTACCGTGGCTGAGGGGAGTGGGATAAGTTACTGGTTAGGAAACGTGAGCTTGGCATGAAGGACCATTCCTTGGCTGACGATGTACGGAGGTGAGATCTCAGTGTTGGTTTGagcagcttttctctctggctTAGTTTGTACATCAAGAGATTTCTAGCTATAAATTCCCATCCAAGTTTTGCAGCTCAGGAAgtattttctgtgcagaaaatatttccctgCTTTCTCTGAGCAGAGACTTGAGAGCTACTAGGTTGGCCACACACTGTTCAGCGATTTTCATACGCGGAGAGCACTCTTCAGGGAGTTGGGTGATAGCAATTGGCCTCAGTACGACTGGGGAGTAGCTGCCTTCTCTCGTGGTGACTAGGAGCCTGGTCTGCACCAGATGTGGCTGCGTGGAGCTTCTGtagctgcattttcttcctggtaaATCTGACTGAATAAAACTGGCCTTGGAGCACCCCCTGTGCTGGTGGTGGAAGACAAAGTGGTGATAGATCAAGATTCAATCTTGTCCAAACTGGATGCTGT
The window above is part of the Gymnogyps californianus isolate 813 chromosome 7, ASM1813914v2, whole genome shotgun sequence genome. Proteins encoded here:
- the B3GALT1 gene encoding beta-1,3-galactosyltransferase 1, whose translation is MASKVSCLYVLTVVCWASALWYLSITRPTSSYTGHRQLSSISVARKNVSFGNIRTRPINPHSFDFLINEPNKCEKSIPFLVILISTTHKEFDARQAIRETWGDENNFKGIKIATLFLLGKNADPVLNQMVEQESQIFHDIIVEDFIDSYHNLTLKTLMGMRWVATFCSKAKYVMKTDSDIFVNMDNLIYKLLKPNTKPRRRYFTGYVINGGPIRDVRSKWYMPRDLYPDSNYPPFCSGTGYIFSADVAELIYKTSLHTRLLHLEDVYVGLCLRKLGIHPFQNSGFNHWKMAYSLCRYRRVITVHQITPEEMHRIWNDMSSKKHLRC